Below is a genomic region from Streptomyces sp. NBC_00461.
GCAGTGCGTCAGTTGCGCGGGGATGCCGCCGTACCCGTCGAGGGCGTGCGCACCAATCTCGTCCAGGGCATCGGGGGCCTGTTCAGCGCCGCCGGCACCCTCGTCCCGTCCCAGTTCTCAACCATCGCACCCACTACCGGATTGGCGGTACACCATGCTCGACGAATTCTCCGAGGCCGGACTGGAGTTCAAGGTCGCGGACGGCATCGCCTGGATCACGCTGAACCGCCCGCACCTGCGCAATGCCGTGCACAAATCGCTGCGTAACGCGCTGATCGCCGCGATCGCGGAGGTGCGCGACGACCCCTCCATCCGCGCGGCGGTGGTCACCGGCACGGGCCGGGCCTTCTGCTCGGGCGCCGACCTCGGAGAGGCGGACCACATCGAGATCAGGCCCGAGCGGCGGCGTGGCGCACAGGCCAACATCGCCCGCGAGGACGGCCGTCGGTACGGCTGGTGGCGGCTGATCCGCGACGTCTGGGAGAACGAGAAGCCCTTCGTCGCCGCCGTGAACGGCGCGGCCTACGGCTTCGGCTGCAACTTCGCACTCGCCTGCGACCTGGTCATAGCCGCCGAGTCGGCGAGCTTCTGCGAGGTGTTCGTGACGCGCGGGCTGCCCGTCGAAGCCGGTGGCGCGTATCTGCTCGCGCGTTCATTGAGCCCGGTCCGCGCGAAGGAGATCGCGCTGCTCGGCGAGCCGGTGAGCGGGCGGCAGGCGGAGCAGTGGGGCCTCGCCAACCGGTGCGTCCCGGACGACCAACTGCTCAGCGCCGCGGCGGACTTCGCCCACCGACTGGCCGCAGGACCGACGATCGGCCTGGGACACGTCAAGGGCCAGATCAACGACGCCTATGACTCGTCGTTCGACCAGGCCTGCAAGAACGAGGTGACCCTCCTGGGCCTGGGCATCGGGGAGGACGCCCAGGAGGCCCGGCGGGCCTTCGAGGAGCGCAGGGCACCCATGTTCCGGGGCCGATGAAAATACAGAAAACCGTACGGTAATTAGTACTGCATAGAAAGGGCCGGTGCCACGCTCCGCGACTGCGCAACAGAGGAAGCGTCGCGATGGCAGGACTCGCAGTGGGAACGCATCCGCACCGCTGGGGCGGCGCGGTCGAGATCGCGAGGCTCTCAGCAGCCCCGACGTCGAGGTCCGGGCCCGGCCGACCTCCGCCGGACGCCCGTTGCCGTCGGTCAGCGTCGAGATCCGGGACGGGGACGGCTGGCCCTGCCCGCCCTGCACCGTCGGAATGAATCACGTCAGGGGTCCCCGATCGCGGGGGAGTTCCGCGGGAGCGGACCGGTCACCGACGCCGACGACTGGCTCGCCACCCGCAAAGAGGGCATCTCGACACAGACGCCTATCTGTTCGCCCGGGGCCGTGCCGACGACACCATCATCCGGGGTGGCGAGAACATCGCCCCGGCCGAGATCGAAGCCGCGCTCCAGCGTCTCCCGGACGTCCATGACGCTGCCGTCCTCGGCATACCCGACGACGAATGGGGTTAGCGGATCAGCTGCAGCTCGGCGGTGATCACGCGGTGCCCGGCGCCCAGAGCGCCGGCGATCAGTGCCGGGCCGATGACGTCGGTGGCGTACCCGCTGCGTGGCGCGCAGACGGCTGGGAGCAGCACGTGCGTGACCTGGCAGCCGCGGCAGCGTACGCGGGTGGGCCG
It encodes:
- a CDS encoding DUF6431 domain-containing protein yields the protein MWGFARPRTIHQADGAGLVVRPTRVRCRGCQVTHVLLPAVCAPRSGYATDVIGPALIAGALGAGHRVITAELQLIR
- a CDS encoding enoyl-CoA hydratase/isomerase family protein, producing the protein MLDEFSEAGLEFKVADGIAWITLNRPHLRNAVHKSLRNALIAAIAEVRDDPSIRAAVVTGTGRAFCSGADLGEADHIEIRPERRRGAQANIAREDGRRYGWWRLIRDVWENEKPFVAAVNGAAYGFGCNFALACDLVIAAESASFCEVFVTRGLPVEAGGAYLLARSLSPVRAKEIALLGEPVSGRQAEQWGLANRCVPDDQLLSAAADFAHRLAAGPTIGLGHVKGQINDAYDSSFDQACKNEVTLLGLGIGEDAQEARRAFEERRAPMFRGR
- a CDS encoding AMP-binding enzyme produces the protein MEAALQRLPDVHDAAVLGIPDDEWG